A section of the Brevundimonas sp. AJA228-03 genome encodes:
- a CDS encoding DUF6065 family protein produces the protein MELECYPMSARPPDMVPGRQSRNWMDAFVSRHPYRCLPLTMANTTGWEILCPFTFTAEWNGGPSQSDITITPERPQPELDHFVTSHFSRGVLTMHPQYLFRTPPGWGMICSGSPNHVKDGIQPLVGLIETDWLPFPFTMNWIFTRPGRVRFERGEPFCFINLVEHRKMEAVQPVIRTLESNPVMKGQFEAWNRQRTDFNTRLASGDPDAAKEAWQRFYFKGEIPEALGSAPETHANKRRLKMPRVG, from the coding sequence TTGGAACTGGAATGCTATCCCATGTCGGCCCGGCCGCCGGACATGGTGCCGGGTCGCCAGTCGCGGAACTGGATGGACGCCTTCGTCAGCCGGCATCCGTATCGCTGCCTGCCGCTGACCATGGCCAACACCACGGGGTGGGAAATCCTGTGTCCCTTCACCTTCACGGCCGAGTGGAACGGCGGGCCGTCGCAGTCCGACATCACCATCACGCCGGAGCGCCCACAGCCGGAGCTGGATCATTTCGTCACCTCGCACTTCTCGCGCGGCGTCCTGACCATGCATCCCCAGTATCTGTTCCGCACGCCGCCCGGCTGGGGGATGATCTGCTCGGGATCGCCCAACCATGTGAAGGACGGCATCCAGCCCCTGGTCGGTCTGATCGAGACGGACTGGCTGCCGTTTCCGTTCACGATGAACTGGATCTTCACCCGGCCGGGTCGGGTCCGGTTCGAGCGGGGCGAGCCGTTCTGCTTCATCAATCTGGTCGAGCACCGGAAGATGGAGGCGGTGCAGCCCGTGATCCGGACGCTGGAATCCAATCCTGTGATGAAGGGTCAGTTCGAGGCCTGGAACCGGCAGCGCACGGACTTCAACACCCGCCTGGCGTCCGGCGACCCCGATGCGGCCAAGGAGGCCTGGCAGCGGTTCTACTTCAAGGGCGAGATTCCGGAGGCCCTGGGTTCGGCCCCCGAAACCCATGCCAACAAGCGCCGATTGAAGATGCCCCGGGTCGGCTGA
- a CDS encoding prolyl-tRNA synthetase associated domain-containing protein, whose product MTPQPLHDRDSLLQWMGERAITGATTDHDAVFRVEEGLELKASLPGAHTKNLFLKDRKGRLWLISARQDTVIDLKAAPRIIGSDRLSFGNEALMFETLGVRPGSVTALGLINDVDRRVTFVLDRRLWQADIVNFHPLTNTATTALTQAAFRQFLAAIDREPLVIDFNA is encoded by the coding sequence ATGACCCCTCAACCGCTGCATGACCGCGACAGCCTTCTGCAATGGATGGGCGAGCGTGCGATCACGGGGGCGACCACCGACCACGACGCCGTATTCCGGGTGGAAGAGGGTCTCGAACTCAAGGCCTCCCTGCCGGGCGCGCACACCAAGAACCTGTTCCTGAAGGACAGGAAGGGCCGACTGTGGCTGATCTCGGCCCGTCAGGACACGGTCATCGACCTGAAGGCCGCGCCCCGGATCATCGGCTCGGACCGCCTGTCGTTCGGCAACGAGGCCCTGATGTTCGAGACCCTGGGCGTCCGGCCCGGCTCGGTGACGGCGCTGGGACTGATCAACGATGTCGACCGGCGCGTGACCTTCGTGCTGGACCGCCGTTTGTGGCAGGCCGACATCGTCAACTTTCATCCCCTGACCAACACGGCCACAACGGCGCTGACCCAGGCGGCTTTCCGTCAGTTTCTGGCCGCGATCGACCGCGAGCCCCTGGTGATCGACTTCAACGCTTGA